TCGTGCACCCGCGGCATGCGAGCCGTGAGCGAGTCGGGGGGCGCCACCGTGCGGGTCGTCAGCGACCAGATGATGCGCTCTCCCATGTTCACCTTCGACAGCCTGGTCACGGCGGTGGCCTTCGCGGCCTGGGTGCGCGCGAGCGTCATGGAGATCCGGGCCGTGGCCGAGGCGCAGTCGAGAGTGGCGCGCCTGCTCTCGCTCGAGCCCATGGTGCTCGGCGACACGGTCTGCGTCCAGCTCTCGTTCCACACGGGCGACGCCTACGGCGCCAACATGGTCATGAAGTGCTGCTGGGCCGTCTGCCAGTGGATCGCCCAGGAGTTCCCCGCGCAGACCGGCCTGACGCCGAGCGCCTGGTACGTGGATTCGCAGCTCGGCGGCGAGAAGAAGGTCAACGCCATGGCCTACACCAGCAGCCTCAGAGGCAAGCGGGTGGTCGCCGAGACGCACCTGCGCGCCGACGTGATGCGCCGCATCCTGAGGGTCTCGCCGGAGGACCTCTTCTCGGCCCTCAACGCGGGAATGGGACCGACCCTCGCGGCGCACATGCTCGGTTGCAACGTGAACTTCGCCAACGTGGTCGCGGCCCTCTACACCGCCACCGGCCAGGACATCGCGACGGTGCCCGAGTCCTCCCAGGGCCAGATCTCGTTCCGGCTGACTGACGAGGGGATGTACTTCGGGGTGATGCTGCCCAACGTGGTGGTCGCGACCGTCGGCGGCGGCACCGCGCTGCCCAGCCAGCGCGCGAGCCTGGATATGCTCGATTGCTTCGGCGAGGGCAAGGCCCGGCGCCTCGCCGAGATCGTGGCGTGCGCCGCCATGTCGCTCGACCTCTCGACCTACGCCGCGATCGCGGCCGACCACTTCGTGCAGGCCCACGAGCGCCTGGGCCGCAACCGTCCGGCCGAGGAGCTGCGGCGGGTGATTCCCGCCATGCCCCAGGACCGCTTCGCCGAGCCTGGAACCGACCCGCTGGTGTCTTGAAAGGAGGCGTCATGCTGAGCCGCGAAGTCAAGGAGCTGCGATTCGCCTTCCTTCAGAAGGTCTACGAGCACACGGCCCACCTGCCGCGGGCCCTGACCTACCTGCGCGAGATCGGGACGGCCCTCGGGTGCAGCTACAAGCTGCTCGAGATGCTCGCCGAGTCGCTGCGCACCGACGGCCTGCTGGAGTTCAAGGGGCCGGGCGGCGCCGTCCGGATCTCGAAGCAGGGCATCGTCGAGGTCGAGCGCCTGCTGAGCGCCCAGCCGAAGCCCACCGATCGCCTGGCGGTGCCGGCCGATGCTCAGGGCGAGGGCGCGACGGCCCCTGTCTAGCGCCGAGCGCCCGGGTACCAGTTGGCTCGGCCCGCCAGGCGCATGAAGGCGGGCAGCAGCGCGAGGCGGATGACGGTGGCGTCCACCAGGACGGCCACCGCGAGCCCCAGGCCCAGCATCTTGACGATGACGAAGTCCGCCCAGGCGAAGGCGCCGAAGACGGCCACCATGATGAGGGCCGCGCTGGTGATGAGGCGCGCGGTCGAGGCCACCCCCTCCACGATCGCCCGGGCGTTGTCGCCGGTGCGGTGGTAGGCCTCCTGGATGGCGCTGATGAGGAAGACCTCGTAGTCCATGGACAGGCCGAAGACGATCCCGAAGAGCATCAAGAGCACGAGGATCGGGATGGGCATGGCCTCGTGCACGTGGCCGAGCCCGATCAGGCCCTTGCCCCAGCCGAGCTGGAAGACCGCGACCACGGCCCCGTAGCCCGCCCCCACCGAGAGCAGGTTCAGCACCACCGCCTTGATCGGCACGAGGAGGGATCGGAAGGCCAGCGCGAGCACCACGAAGGTCGCCGCGATCACGGCGCCGACGACCCATGGGAAGCTGCTGGCTATCGCGCGCTCGTGGTCGTTGTAGTAGGAAGGGGTTCCCCCCACCATCAGCGTGAGGCCGCCCGGAAGCGAGGTCGCACCGAGGCGCTCGGCCAGCTGCCTTAGCGCGGGAAGGTCCTTCGATCGCTTCGGGACGACCTGGAACAGCGCCATGGTGCGGTCCTGGCTCACGAACAGGTCGTTGACCAGCGGGTAGCGCGCCAGGGCCGCCTCGGGGTCCCGGTAGAGCATGAGGTACTGGAGGGGGCTGAAGCCGGGCCCCAGATCCACGGGGCTTGCGACCGAGCTCACCAGCTCCTCGCGTCGAAGGTCGGCCGATAGCTTGAGCAGGGCGGCGAGGTTCTTTCCGGCGAGCACCGGCCCCGCGGGGTCCTTGACCACCAGGTGAAGGGGGATGAGGGCGCCGCTCAGCTCCATCTGCTTGAGGGCTTCCACCCCCTTCACCGACTCCATGTAGGGAGGGAAGAGCTGGGTGTCGGGATAGCCGAGCTCGAGGCGAAGGGCCGGGGCGCAGAGGGCGAGGATCACGGCCAGGCTCGCCAGGGTGGTCCGGACGGGGCGATCGCTGACGTGGCGGATCCAGTTCTCCCAGTGGACCCGGGTGGTGCCCTCCTGCAAGCGGCGCGAGAGCCAGCGGGGGGCGTCGATGCGATCGCCGAGCACGGCGAGCACGGCAGGGGTCAGGGTGAGGGCCAGCACCACCGACACGGCCACCACGAGGATCCCTCCCAGCCCGATGGATCGGGTGTCCAGGAGCGGAGTGAGCATCAGGCCGCCGAGGCCGATGAGGACGGTGAGCCCCGAGAAGGTGACGGCGCGCCCGGCGGTCTCCATGGTCTCGGCGATCGACTCAGGAACCGCGCCGTGCCGCTTCAGGGCCGCGCGGAAGCGGTGGACCATCAAGAGGGAGTAGTCGATGCCCACGGCCAGCCCGATCATGGTGGCGACGTTCTGCACGTAGATCGAGAGCTCGAGCCGGCCCGCGACGAGGTAGGCGATTCCCAGGGTGACGACGGTGGCGG
This Pantanalinema sp. DNA region includes the following protein-coding sequences:
- a CDS encoding MMPL family transporter; this encodes MSSSRYAAFGNWIVRFRWAILVAWAIAIAVASLGSTRISGVLSGGSAGVPGSPSEAVEHVLRHAFRNPFTHLVAVTVADTARAPDAARLDRAIASLASDLRRDPSVAQVLAPGDASPLKLSADAGARAVLLVGLKAKDASEAVNLVPRVRAAVKAAEARERAGIPGLELAVTGMSAITYDMNRYSSDDTSRAEARLFPLTLAVLLVAFGGLVAASVPLMAGIAATVVTLGIAYLVAGRLELSIYVQNVATMIGLAVGIDYSLLMVHRFRAALKRHGAVPESIAETMETAGRAVTFSGLTVLIGLGGLMLTPLLDTRSIGLGGILVVAVSVVLALTLTPAVLAVLGDRIDAPRWLSRRLQEGTTRVHWENWIRHVSDRPVRTTLASLAVILALCAPALRLELGYPDTQLFPPYMESVKGVEALKQMELSGALIPLHLVVKDPAGPVLAGKNLAALLKLSADLRREELVSSVASPVDLGPGFSPLQYLMLYRDPEAALARYPLVNDLFVSQDRTMALFQVVPKRSKDLPALRQLAERLGATSLPGGLTLMVGGTPSYYNDHERAIASSFPWVVGAVIAATFVVLALAFRSLLVPIKAVVLNLLSVGAGYGAVVAVFQLGWGKGLIGLGHVHEAMPIPILVLLMLFGIVFGLSMDYEVFLISAIQEAYHRTGDNARAIVEGVASTARLITSAALIMVAVFGAFAWADFVIVKMLGLGLAVAVLVDATVIRLALLPAFMRLAGRANWYPGARR
- a CDS encoding hydroxymethylglutaryl-CoA reductase, whose translation is MEPLRPDSVRPASVPHKKRYTADSLRARREWVAEATGAELGALSGEEAPSATLFSGNIESHVGFVQVPIGVAGPLLINGEHAQGVFYVPLATTEGALVASCTRGMRAVSESGGATVRVVSDQMMRSPMFTFDSLVTAVAFAAWVRASVMEIRAVAEAQSRVARLLSLEPMVLGDTVCVQLSFHTGDAYGANMVMKCCWAVCQWIAQEFPAQTGLTPSAWYVDSQLGGEKKVNAMAYTSSLRGKRVVAETHLRADVMRRILRVSPEDLFSALNAGMGPTLAAHMLGCNVNFANVVAALYTATGQDIATVPESSQGQISFRLTDEGMYFGVMLPNVVVATVGGGTALPSQRASLDMLDCFGEGKARRLAEIVACAAMSLDLSTYAAIAADHFVQAHERLGRNRPAEELRRVIPAMPQDRFAEPGTDPLVS